The Neodiprion fabricii isolate iyNeoFabr1 chromosome 4, iyNeoFabr1.1, whole genome shotgun sequence genome window below encodes:
- the LOC124181647 gene encoding uncharacterized protein LOC124181647 isoform X3 → MYNKYIWPLVLEVCRLCLLVKVVESRSDSSCGGRLTASRGVILTPNFPGPFEVPIKCRWVIDASDLLAENGSITVYLTQLYVYKGLTFTEYAYYESESSNLGATRIQEVTESNIFDFRWLKTFRPILVIDFGLDRLEGNHVRVLNGLLNVFGFNITYEMSGGPTNPKSCSVKDCSYSGSCFVAANYSTFSCECFDGFTGADCSNGPLCLDDQQHPVCQNGATCRHVGAEAIRCHCADGFTGNYCEVQAPQRSAKDCTDQGCVLQCPFNGVQNRGCNCRNGTKITTDRSRFECRIKLTNVTSVRMVLLPNQGSLEALLVRQIAKYLRNANISSVEELKILSITPTSEVVFHFFGNTYDGDKIRESFNRLVQRRRLGDISLESTHFTFQQKPALKLQNVRINQLNEREVRLGDQFIVSCVAQGSYNLTFTWYKDGMLVNTSKATREIWVKLLPNDGSDQYTSLLGIDRSTLLDAGQYTCQVIDWGMEQCKSLTIDIRDEPNVRVVPMSATIEKGSNIQLKCLTPNMRSIGIGFGWSKNRALLKLEPGSEVWEDLFPAGSILKITNAQKSAIYTCNVAQRSMAVRVEVVNRTRIPICLRERAWGVRWPDTGPGLEALLDCPENFFGHRIARLCSMKDATTPEWQLPDFSACLYEPLFTPYNNFQSLTLGYQNTTGAETVKAYWSLLRSRKTPLYPGEGDRIVALLWEIEQYLNATKELTDLTHSAEPFMRIVNFVVENEHSVLNEQQLTLMQQLTRRNLVYWAEQAHPPQMHLALSAMVADVLPLQIDNSDGVTRTMRIPGPDYMYPKWYKDNVLIRVKRSDLIGKRTDDTASGVSIVYKNLSGLLPNVYVTELDDGTDLEYRINSRIVTVDAILPEKKVAKLSVQGKISVDLLLRHIQNHSGIWNISCGAADFTGSWNLNTCVSNTLQDGTATQCVCPHPGTFAVFLTARAVRVALAKHKKATLVVMVGCGSCLFQCLLTSIILGSYWWKNRTWLNFLKVQQSQHLQPTVIAVITGVPVLAVLATELAHKSTGWHHESWWLMTGSGVFNIFITCATIMVLIFILLHIGIVHKAHALVAENILKKETIEMRMRLLRRAAVVLCGIISMETSSVLYVNSSSTIVHYVFATLCALLGFIVIVGYVLNSEIQLVTPLFQKLKWKAKLSDEEISDPVKVCSRSNESSENEVGQSMQLNEPSYLEVRGVAAGSIDTREYGAEPAVPSYKSFGIPLGGRFLPEIRIDGTDNVNLENYSTSPRKYQEVRLEPPEAGGIGNAMTGAGSSGSAIYAFDSNYEGVEHRTLRDFNPYIVQAPSVPLQGVMPGSCSGSATVLCSADVESRLMKIGTMPDVTLAVKPTEIELRPVEVKARDNVSPIPDIANTSERKQPDGEENAPEIIVTDCESTASGMLDRISHDLDYLLNRKHGNES, encoded by the exons ATGTACAATAAGTATATCTGGCCGTTGGTTTTGGAAGTGTGCCGTCTCTGCCTCCTCGTCAAGGTGGTTGAATCGAGGTCCGATTCGTCCTGCGGGGGCCGGCTGACAGCCTCCAGGGGGGTGATACTGACGCCAAATTTTCCGGGGCCGTTCGAGGTGCCTATAAAGTGTCGGTGGGTGATCGACGCGTCGGATCTGCTGGCAGAAAATGGCTCGATCACGGTATATCTGACGCAGTTGTACGTCTACAAGGGTCTTACGTTCACTGAGTACGCCTACTACGAGTCAGAATCGTCGAATCTTGGCGCTACCAGGATCCAAGAGGTCACCGAGAGCAACATCTTCGACTTCCGGTGGCTTAAGACTTTCCGGCCGATCCTCGTGATCGACTTTGGCCTTGACCGACTCGAGGGAAACCACGTCCGCGTCCTCAATGGACTTCTAAACGTCTTCGGTTTCAACATCACTTACGAGATGTCCGGCGGACCAACCAACCCGAAGTCTTGCTCGGTCAAGGATTGCTCCTACTCCGGGAGCTGTTTCGTCGCAGCGAATTACTC GACCTTCTCGTGCGAATGTTTCGACGGTTTCACCGGGGCAGATTGCTCCAACGGTCCCCTGTGCCTGGATGACCAGCAGCACCCGGTGTGTCAAAATGGAGCGACCTGCAG GCACGTGGGGGCTGAGGCGATACGATGCCACTGCGCAGATGGTTTCACCGGAAACTACTGTGAGGTTCAAGCACCGCAAAGATCTGCAAAGG ATTGCACAGACCAGGGATGCGTGCTGCAATGCCCGTTTAACGGGGTGCAAAACAGAGGCTGCAATTGTCGAAAcggaacaaaaataacaaccG ATCGTTCGAGATTTGAGTGTAGAATAAAACTAACAAACGTGACGTCGGTGAGGATGGTGCTTCTCCCGAATCAAGGCAGCTTGGAGGCACTGCTGGTGCGACAG ATTGCCAAATACTTAAGGAACGCTAACATATCTTCGGTGGAGGAGCTCAAAATCTTAAGCATAAC GCCGACTTCAGAGGTGGTTTTTCACTTCTTTGGAAACACATATGATGGGGATAAAATACGAGAGTCTTTCAATCGGCTGGTACAACGACGTCGTCTCGGGGACATATCGCTTGAATCGACACATTTCACTTTCCAGCAAAAGCCTGCACTGAAGTTGCAG AATGTACGAATCAATCAGCTTAACGAGCGAGAAGTACGATTAGGTGACCAGTTTATCGTATCATGCGTCGCCCAGGGCAGCTACAACCTCACATTTACCTGGTACAAAGATGGAATGTTGGTTAATACGAGTAAAGCAACAAG AGAAATTTGGGTGAAACTTTTACCCAATGACGGGTCGGATCAGTACACCTCTTTGCTTGGAATAGATAGATCAACATTGCTCGACGCAGGCCAATATACTTGTCAAGTGATTGACTGGGGCATGGAGCAATGCAAGAGCTTGACCATCGACATACGGGACGAGCCAAATGTCAGAGTGGTTCCGATGAGCGCGACCATTGAAAAG GGAAGCAATATTCAACTGAAGTGCTTGACCCCCAACATGCGGAGCATTGGCATAGGGTTCGGCTGGAGCAAAAATCGTGCATTATTGAAGCTCGAGCCCGGAAGTGAAGTGTGGGAGGATCTCTTTCCAGCCGGCAGTATATTGAAGATTACAAACGCACAA AAATCCGCAATATACACGTGCAACGTTGCTCAGAGATCGATGGCGGTTCGAGTAGAGGTCGTTAATCGTACGCGGATACCGATATGTCTCAGAGAAAGAGCATGGGGAGTGAGGTGGCCGGACACTGGACCAGGATTGGAGGCGCTTCTTGATTGCCCGGAGAACTTTTTTGGTCACCGTATAGCTAGGCTCTGTTCCATGAAGGATGCAACGACGCCAGAATGGCAGCTGCCCGATTTCTCTGCTTGTCTCTACGAGCCCTTGTTCACTCCCTACAACAAT TTTCAAAGTTTAACGCTAGGATACCAGAATACGACAGGCGCCGAAACTGTAAAAGCATACTGGAGCCTCTTACGGTCCAGGAAAACTCCTCTGTATCCGGGTGAGGGGGATCGCATAGTCGCACTTTTGTGGGAAATCGAACAATATCTAAACGCTACAAAGGAACTTACTGACTTGACTCATTCAGCCGAACCTTTTATGCGGATCGTTAATTTCGTTGTCGAGAATGAACACTCTGTGCTGAATGAACAG CAACTGACACTGATGCAACAACTGACCCGTCGTAATTTGGTGTACTGGGCTGAACAGGCGCACCCACCTCAAATGCACCTCGCACTGTCAGCGATGGTGGCTGACGTACTTCCATTGCAAATAGATAACAGCGATGGTGTGACCCGGACGATGAGAATTCCTGGGCCTGACTATAT GTATCCCAAATGGTACAAAGACAACGTTCTTATCCGTGTGAAGAGAAGTGATTTAATAGGAAAAAGGACAGACGATACAGCTAGCGGAGTCAGTATCGTGTACAAAAACCTGTCAGGCTTATTGCCGAATGTGTACGTCACGGAACTCGA CGATGGTACAGATCTTGAGTATCGAATTAATTCGCGGATCGTAACGGTAGATGCAATATTGCCGGAAAAAAAGGTGGCAAAGCTTTCTGTACAAGGCAAAATATCAGTCGACCTACTGTTACGTCATATCCAAAATCACTCTGGCATATGGAACATATCGTGCGGGGCGGCAGATTTTACAGGTTCATGGAATCTCAATACCTGTGTCAGCAATACCCTTCAGGACGGCACCGCAACGCAGTGTGTTTGTCCTCATCCTGGAACCTTCGCCGTATTTCTGACAGCACGGGCAGTTCGG GTGGCCCTAGCAAAACACAAAAAAGCCActctggtggtgatggtgggCTGCGGAAGCTGCCTATTCCAATGTTTGCTCACATCTATCATCCTGGGCTCATATTGGTGGAAGAATCGTACCTGGCTCAATTTTCTTAAG GTTCAACAGAGCCAGCACCTTCAGCCCACGGTGATCGCGGTAATCACAG GAGTTCCAGTCCTGGCGGTTCTGGCGACCGAACTAGCCCACAAAAGCACCGGTTGGCATCACGAGTCTTGGTGGCTGATGACTGGAAGTGGGGTCTTCAACATATTCATAACTTGCGCCACGATCATGGTCCTCATATTCATTTTGCTGCACATCGGTATTGTACACAAGGCCCATGCTCTTGTTGCAGAAAACAttctgaaaaaagaaacgatagAAATGAG aaTGCGGCTGCTCCGTCGTGCTGCTGTAGTATTGTGCGGTATTATATCGATGGAGACCTCGTCAGTTTTATATGTCAACTCATCATCCACAATCGTTCACTACGTATTCGCTACGTTATGTGCTCTGTTG GGATTTATTGTGATAGTCGGGTACGTGTTGAacagtgaaattcaattggTAACTCCGCTATTCCAGAAATTGAAGTGGAAGGCTAAGTTGAGCGATGAAGAGATTTCCGACCCAGTGAAAG TCTGCTCAAGGAGTAATGAAAGTTCAGAAAATGAGGTGGGTCAATCGATGCAGCTGAACGAGCCATCGTACTTGGAAGTCCGTGGGGTGGCAGCGGGTAGCATAGATACTCGAGAATACGGTGCTGAGCCGGCGGTACCGTCTTACAAGAGTTTCGGAATCCCATTAGGGGGTAGATTCCTGCCGGAGATTCGAATCGACGGTACGGACAACGTGAATTTGGAAAACTACAGCACGAGCCCAAGGAAGTATCAGGAAGTAAGGCTCGAGCCTCCGGAAGCCGGGGGAATCGGAAACGCAATGACGGGTGCGGGGTCAAGCGGGAGCGCAATTTACGCGTTCGATTCGAATTACGAGGGCGTCGAGCATCGAACGCTGAGGGACTTCAACCCGTACATCGTTCAGGCTCCGAGTGTACCTCTGCAGGGCGTTATGCCCGGAAGTTGCAGCGGTTCGGCGACGGTTCTCTGCAGCGCCGACGTCGAATCGCGGCTGATGAAGATCGGAACGATGCCTGACGTAACGCTGGCCGTAAAACCGACCGAGATCGAACTGCGGCCGGTTGAAGTGAAGGCGAGGGACAATGTCAGTCCGATACCGGACATAGCGAATACAAGCGAACGGAAACAGCCCGACGGTGAAGAGAATGCACCGGAAATTATCGTCACCGATTGCGAAAGCACAGCAAGCGGGATGCTAGATCGTATTTCTCACGATCTTGACTATCTGTTAAATCGTAAACACGGCAACGAGTCGTAA